Genomic DNA from Buchnera aphidicola (Hyperomyzus lactucae):
ATACTGATTGTGTATACACAATAAATTACGTCCGAAATTACTATCATCGATTACTAAAGTAATTTCAAAATTCAACCAAAGACTCCTCATATCTAAATTTACAGTACCAATAAGACTTAATTGTTGATCTACTAATATACTTTTACTATGTAATAATCCTTTTTTAAATTGATAAATATTTACTCCAGCTTCTAATAATTCACTAAAAAATACTCTACTTGCCCATTTTACTAAAATAGAATCGTGATACAAGGGTATAATAATACTAACTTTAACTCCTCTTTGAGCTGCAGTGCAGATGGCGTGTAATAAATCTTCACTGGGTACCAAATAAGGAGTAGTCATAATTAATTCATATCTAGCTGAATAAATAGCAGTCAATAGTGCTTGATGAATCATGTTTTCTGGAAAACCTGGTCCAGATGCAATGACTTGAATACTAGAATTTTGATTTGATTCATTTTTTATCATGTTCTTATTAGGCAATGGAGGTAAAATCTTAAAACCTGTTTCAATTTCCCAATCACAAGAATAAATTATTCCTATTGTTGAAGCTATAGGTCCTTCTATTCTGGTCATTAAATCAATCCATTGACCAACACCAGAAGATTTTTTAAATAAATAAGGATCTACAAGATTCATACTGCCTGAATATGTAATATAATTATCAATCAATACAATTTTTCTATGTTGTCTAACATCTATACGTCTCAAAAAAACTCGTAGTATACTAACTTTTAAAGCTTCTACAATTTGAATACCAGATTCCCTCATAATTTCAACCCAAGGACTTTGAAAAAATTCAACACTTCCCGCAGAATCTAACATTAATCTACAATGTATTCCACGTTTTGCAGAATCAATTAAAGCTATTGCCACATCATCTGCTATTCCTCCTGGTTTCCAAATATAAAATACCATTTCAATATTTTTACGTGCCAAATAAATATCACGTATTAATATTTGCATAGTTTTTTTAGTATTAGTCAATAATTTAAGCTTATTACTTTTAATTCCTGCAATACCTTGTCTATGTTTGCATAATTGGAATAAAGAAGTAGCTACTTCACTATTGTTCATTTGAAAAATATATGTACAGGACCTTAATTCATTCAACCATTTATTAGATATAGACCAAATTCTATTCGCAATTTTTTTTTGTCTTTTCCCTAAATATAACTCACCAAAAAAAAACCAAATAGAAATTCCAATAAGAGGAATAATATAAACTATTAAAAGCCAAGACATAGAAGAGGGTATACTGCGACGTTTGATTAAAACTCTAAAGGTAATACTAGCAATTAACAACCAATAAATTGAAAAAACTAGACATTTGATTAAATTATAAAAAATATCCATCCATTGAAGGTCCTATTTATACTTTTTTTTAAAAAAGCGTCTTTTTATTTAATTAAATATTCTTTTATTTTTAAAAATTAAATTTGTATAATATTTAAAGTAATAGGATAATTAATTAATACTCCAAATTTATTTATTAACATTTAAAAATTAATTTTTATATTTAAAATTAATAGGAAAATCATGATTTTTTTACTTTTATTAACTATTAATGTATTAAATTTAATTAATATGATTTTAATAAATAATTATTTCTATTTTTAATTTTTGTATATTTTTATTTAAATAATACTCATAGGTAATAATTCACGAGGTTTTCCTATTTTATCAATTGCTACATAGATAAATTCTGCTTCTGCAGCACAGTAAAATTGACCTAATGGTTTCGAATAAATTTTTTTAATCCATATTTCCACATTAATTTTAATCGAACTTTTACCAATTTTAATACACTTTGCATAGCAATTAACAATATCACCAACTGATACAGATTTTAGAAAAGTGATTCCATCAACTCGTACTGTTACTACTTTTCCACCCGCAATTTCTTTTGCTAATATTGCTCCGCCCATATCCATTTGAGACATAATCCACCCACCAAATATATCACCATTAGCATTAGTATCTGCAGGCATTGCAAGTGTTTTTAATACTACTGTTCCCTTTGGTAATTTATTTTTTTCTAGCATTGTTAAAATATTCACTCTGTTATTTTAAAAAATTATTTTTCTTTTGATATTTTGTAGTTTATATAAATACCAGTTATTAAAATTAAAAAAAACGTTAAAGATGTAAATCCAAAAACTTTAAAAGTCACCCAAGTTTTTTCTGAAAACCAGAATGCTATATAAATATTTAAAATACTACAAAATAAAAAAAATAAAGACCAAAAAAAATTAATTTTTCGCCAATCTACGTTAGATATACTAATATCTTTTTCTAAAAATCTTTGTATTATTGGTTTTTTTGTTAAAAATTGACTAGTTAATAATACTATAGAAAAAATTATATAAATTATTGTTATTTTCCATTTGATAAATTGACTATCGTGAAAAAATATTGTTAGAGAACCAAAAAAAGCAATTACAAAAAAACTAAATAAATTAATTTTATCTATTTCATTATAGATTACCCAATAAATTATACATAATAATCCTGATGTAATAATTAAAGATCCAGAAGCTATAAAAATATCATAAAATTTGTAAAAAATGAAGAAAATGAGCATTGGTAATATATTCAATATTTGTTTCATAGTATAAACCTAGATAATCTTTAAATTTTCAAGTATTTGAAAATATCATATAAAATCGAAATAAGTATATAATTAAAATAGAATACAATATATTTGTACTGATATTTGATATTAAAAAAACTATGTTTTTATTTGAAAGATAGATACTAGATAATAATGTTATTAGAATAAATTTTCCAAACATCCACAATAAAACGCCTGATGCTATTATTTTTATATTTTTCCAGGAAATATGCATACTGAGACGTATAGAATCTATTAAACTATTTTTTTTAAAATAAAAAATAATAGGTGTTAAAGATAGTATTATTGTTAATACAATACCTGGAATAACTAATAACATAAAACCTAATTGAATAATAAAAGCAATCATAAAATTTAAAATAAACAAGCTTGGTAAAAATAAAAATAAAGAATGTAATACTTTTAGAATTGGTTCTTTTTTATCTTTAGATAGATTAGAAATTAAAGTTATCATACTTCCTAATAATAATGTTTTATTAATTAATAATTCTATTATTTTGAATATAGAATATTTTAATAATTGAGCTTTTTCTTCAAGATTCATATTATGAATTAATTCCAATAATGATTCAGCATTAATAAAATTATTATTCTCTATTATAAATATAATATGCATATCTGGTTTAATAAACATATCTATGAACATACTAATAAATGTTATGAATATAGATATAAAAAAAATAGTTGCTATTTGTTTATGAAAAAAATGACGCGTATCATGACGCAATTCTTTTGCTGTAATTAGCATATGCACGCTCCTTATCAACACTGTGTACAATACGAAGATATACATATTATTTTAGATGAGCATATTTTTTATATATAAAAATTATTAATTATTATTGAGTAGAGATTTTTAGCAATCTAGTAAAATCTTTTATTTTTTTAAACATTATATTTTCTTGAGTAAAATTTTTTTCGATAATATCTATGATTGCTGAACCACATATTATACCTGATAAACCTGATAATATTGCTTTTTTGACTTGTATAGCATTGGAAATTCCAAAACCTTGTAATAAAGGAAGAGAATTATATCGTTTTATTTTTTTGATAAAATCCTTAGATAGTGAAGGAGTTTTATCTTCTATTCCCGTTATTCCAAGACGAGACAATACATAAATATATCCTTGTGCATATAAAGAAATTTTTTTCAAGAATTCATCGTCTGCATCTGGTGGACATATAAAAATAGAGTTAATTTTATATTTGTTTGCAGTTTCATAAAAAATTTTTGATTCTTCAATCGGAACATCAGCTATAAGCACTGAATCTAAACCGCAATTTGCACATTTCCAATAAAAATTATCAATACCCTGATTATATATAAGATTAGCATATATTAAAACACCAATAGGTAATTGTGTATTTTGGGCCCTTAATTTTTTTAATATTTCAAAATATTCTGAAAACGTATTTTTTTTAGATAAAGCACGTAAACTTGCTTTTTGAATAATAGGTCCATCAGCGAGAGGATCCGAAAATGGTATTCCGATTTCTAAAGCATCAGCACCATTTTTAATTAAAATTTCAATTATTTTTATCGATATTTCTAAAGATGGATCTCCTAAAATTACAAAAGGTACAAAACATCCTTCTTTTAATAAAGATAATCTTTTAAACATTTCTGGATATCGATTCATTATATTTTTCCTTTTTTTCTAAAATATTATTAACTGTAAAAATATCTTTATCCCCACGTCCAGAAAGGTTAACAACAAAAAGTTGTTCTTTGTAAGGGTTTTTTTTCATTAATTTCAATGCATACGCTAATGCATGAGAAGATTCCAAAGCAGGAATAATGCCTTCTTTTTTACATAGAATTAAAAATGCATTTATAGCTTCTTCGTCAGTAATAGATACATATTGAGCTCGATTAATACTACTCAACCAAGCATGTTCAGGACCGACAGATGGAAAATCCAATCCCGCTGAAATTGACCAAGACTCTTTAATTTGACCTTCTTTATCTTGCATTAAATAAGACTTCATACCGAAATAAATACCAGTTCTTCCATGTTTTAACGGTGCCCCATGTTTTCCTGTATGTATACCCTGACCAGCGGGTTCTACACCAATTAAATTTACTTTATCATCCATAAAATCTGAGAAAATACCAATTGCATTAGAACCACCACCAATACATGCAATGATGGAATCAGGTAGTCTATTTTCTTTCTCTAATATTTGTTTTTTTGTTTCTGTTCCAATCATTCTTTGAAATTCACGAACCATAGTGGGGTAAGGATGCGGCCCAGCTGCAGTCCCAATCATATAATAAGATGTTTTATAACTTTTAGACCAATCGCGCAAAGCTTCATTGCATGCATCTTTTAAAGTTCCTGAACCATTTTTTACTGATATGACTTTTGCACCCATTAATTGCATACGAAAAACATTTGTAGATTGTCTTTCAATATCTTTGAATCCCATATAAATTCTACATTTTAAATTTAATAATGCACAAGCAATAGCAGTAGCTACACCATGTTGACCAGCACCTGTTTCAGCAATAATTTCCTTTTTTTTCATTCTAAGTGCTAACATAGCTTGTCCTAGAACCTGATTAGTCTTGTGTGCACCACCATGTAGCAAATCTTCCCTCTTAAGATAAATACGTGTTTTTGTACCTTGAGTTAAATTATTACATAAAGTTAATGGAGTAGGTCTTCCTGCATAATTTTTTAATAAATCATAAAATTTCTTTTGAAAACTTATATCTTCTTGCGCGGCAACAAAATTTTTCTCTAATTCAAATAAAGCCGGTATTAATATTTGAGGAACGTACATACCACCAAATTCACCAAAATAAGGATTCAGTAAAGTCATGCGATTCTTTCCTATTAGTTTGTTAACTATAAAAATAGTTTAATAATGTCTTAATCGTTTAAAAATTTCTTTGATTTTTTTATGATCTTTAATGCCAGGAGAGGTTTCTATACCAGAATTAATATCCAATCCTGAACAATTTAATTTAGAAGCCAGAATGCAATTATCTAAATTAATTCCTCCAGCTAATAAGACATTATCTAAAACATGATTATGCAAAATAGACCAATCAAAAGACTTATTACTTCCTCCAGAATTAGAATCGAATACATACATACTTATATTATTCCAATTAAGACTCGGTAATTGAGATTTAATAGAAAAAGCTTTCCAAATTCTAATTTCTTGAGGTAGTATTTTTCTTAATTTATGAATATATTCTTGATTTTCTTGTCCATGCAGCTGTACTGCATATAAAGATAATTCTTCAGCAATATTGACGATAATATTAATTTCTTCATTTTGAAAAACTCCTATAAATCTTAATTTGCTATTTACAATAATATTGTTTGCAATTTTTTTATTAATTTTTCTAGGTGAGCTTTTTACAAAAATAAGTCCACCATAAATAGATCCATATTTTTCAACAATTTTTATATCAGTGTGTCGAGTTAATCCACAAATTTTATTATTACCTATCATGATAGAACGTATACCCATCTCTAAATTTTTTTTAGACATTAAATGAGAACCAATTAAAAAACCATGCACAAACTTACTAAGTTCTCTTACTTGACGATATTTTTGTATACCTGATTCACTTACGATGATAATATTTTTTTTAATTAAAGGTGCTAATATACGAGTACGATTTAAATCGATTGATAAATCGTGTAAATTACGATTATTAATACCAATAATATTAGCTTTTAACTCAAGAGCACGATTTAATTCTGCGATATTATTTACTTCAGTCAATACACTCATATTTAATTTTTTTGCTATTATAGATAGCTCTTTATATTGTATATCATTTAAAACAGATAGCATTAATAAAATAGCATCTGCATTATAATATCTAGCTAAATATACTTGATATGGATCAATAAAAAAATCTTTGCATAAAATAGGCTGAGAGACAGATTCTCGAACTATATTTATAAATTTTAAATTTCCATGAAAATATTTTTCTTCTGTAAGTACTGAAATAGCAGAAGCATATTTTTTATAAATATTAGCAATATTAACCAAATTAAAATCGTTTCTAATAACTCCTAAAGAAGGAGATTTTTTTTTGCATTCTAATATAAAAAAAGGGTTTTTTTCTTTTAAAGAATCATAAAAATTACGTGTATTTTTATTAATTTTATCTTTAAAATTAACTAAAGGTTGTTTTTTTTTTCTAAACGCAATCCAGTCTTTTTTATCGTATATAATTTTTTTCAGTATTGTCTCTTGCATAATTATCTTCTTTTAGCATTTCAGCAACATTTCTTATATGTTTATAAACATCTCCACTGCGAATTTTATCTAATGCCAATTGAGTGTTTTCTTTTAAATTTTCTTTTCCAAATACTTTAAATAATAATGCTACATTGACTGCTATTAATTCTTCATGCAATCTATGACCTTTTCCTTGCATTGTTTGACTAATAATATGATAATTTTCTTCTAATGAACTTTCTGTAAATAATTTTTCGGTATGTATTTTTAGACCAAAATCTTGTGGTCCCAATTCATATGAAATAACTTTTCCATTGAACAACTCAGAAACATATGTTATTCCATTTAATGAAACTTCATCAGTATCATTACCGTGTAAAACGATGCTTCTTTTATATTTTAAATATTTTAAAATTTGTACTGCAGGACCAATTAATTTTTTATTATAAACACCAATTACAGAAAGAGGAGGTAGTGCAGGATTAAGAAAGGGTCCCAATATATTTAAAATCGTTTTAGTTTTTAAAATTTTACGAACATTATTAGAATATTGAAAACCATGATGATATTTAGGAGCAAATAAAAAACAAATATTTAATTCATCTAAAGATTTACGAGATTTTTTTGAAGATGCATATAAATTTATGTTGAATTTTTTCAAAAGATCAGAAGAACCTGATTTACTAGAAATTCCTTGATTACAATGTTTAATAATTTTATAGCCACAAGTTGCAGCAACAAAAGCACTTGCAGTTGAAATGTTAATAGTATTTTTAGAATCTCCACCCGTTCCTACTATATCAGAAAAAACATAGCTAGGTCTTGGAAAGTATTTCATATTTTCTGAAAATGCATATATTGCTCCAATGATTTCTTCTGTTGATTCACCTCGTATTCGCATTGCAATTAATACAGATGCTAATTGTACATCTTTGATTCTTCCAGAAGAAATAGATTTAAATAATTTATAACTTTCTTCTTGACTCAAATATTTTGAGTCGTAAATTTTATTTAAAATTTTTTGCATTTATGACCTTAAGTATTTTAAAAAATATTTATTTATATATAAAATCTTTTTATGTTTATTATTGTTAATATTTTAATAATGATCTAATTAAAAGTAATTTACGTTTAGTAAAATATCTCTTTGTAGTATTTATAAATAACTTTAAAACTAAAAATAATATATAAATATTAATGAAATACATGATATATGTTATATTTTTATTTTTTTTTGGGGTACTTGCAATGAATAAAATAGTAATAATAATATTATTTTCTCTAGTATCAATTACGTGGGGAACTACTTGGATTGCAATGAAAATTGCAATAGAAACTATTCCTCCATTTTTTGCAACTGGAATACGTTTTTTAGCAGCATCCCCCTTATTAATCATTCTTGCTTATTATACAAAAACACCTCTTTTATTTCCATATGGACAAAGATGGTTTCAATTTATTATTTCTATCTTTTATTTTTCTTTACCATTCACATTAATGTTATATGGAGGTAATTATGTTAGTTCTTCTATAGCTTCTATTATATTTTCAAATATGCCTGTGGCTGTATTAACAGTATCATTTTTATATTTAAAACAGAAATTATTTTTTATTCAAAAAATAGGAATATTAATTTCTTTAATTACATTATTAATTGTTTTACTAATAGAATTAGAATCACAATACTTTTATCAGTGGAAGGGAATTTTAGCTTTACTATTTGCCTTATTTAGTCATGCTATGATTTATGCTGAATGTCAAAAAAAATGCTGTAATGTATCAGTTATCACCTTTAATGCTTTGCCTTCATTAGTATCTGGAATATTATTGTCTACTATATCTTGGTTTATAGAACATCCTCATATTAATACATTTTCTAAAAAATCTATTTTTGCTATATTTTATCTTGGAGATTTTTCTGGAATTTTTGGAATTTTATCTTATTTTTATTTACAACAAAAAGTGAGTGCATTTTATGCTTCTACTGTTTTTTTAATTTTTCCAGTTATTGCTGGTTTTTTAGAAAACTATATTTATAAAAATACGATTTTATTTTATGAAATGTGGTTTATTTTTCCTTTAATTATAGGAATATTATTAACTTTAGTTCCAATAAATTATCTAAAGAAAAATAAATAACTTATTATCATTAATATATTTCTAAAAAAATATACAAGGATATAAAAATGACTGAAAAAATACAAAAAATATTATCGCATTTTGGATATGGTTCACGTCGTAATATCGAAAAAATGATTAAATCTGGAAATATATTTATTAATGGAAAAAAAGCACTAATTGGTCAGCGTATAGATAATCAAAATCCTGGAAAAAT
This window encodes:
- the cls gene encoding cardiolipin synthase, which encodes MDIFYNLIKCLVFSIYWLLIASITFRVLIKRRSIPSSMSWLLIVYIIPLIGISIWFFFGELYLGKRQKKIANRIWSISNKWLNELRSCTYIFQMNNSEVATSLFQLCKHRQGIAGIKSNKLKLLTNTKKTMQILIRDIYLARKNIEMVFYIWKPGGIADDVAIALIDSAKRGIHCRLMLDSAGSVEFFQSPWVEIMRESGIQIVEALKVSILRVFLRRIDVRQHRKIVLIDNYITYSGSMNLVDPYLFKKSSGVGQWIDLMTRIEGPIASTIGIIYSCDWEIETGFKILPPLPNKNMIKNESNQNSSIQVIASGPGFPENMIHQALLTAIYSARYELIMTTPYLVPSEDLLHAICTAAQRGVKVSIIIPLYHDSILVKWASRVFFSELLEAGVNIYQFKKGLLHSKSILVDQQLSLIGTVNLDMRSLWLNFEITLVIDDSNFGRNLLCIHNQYISDSYLLDKKVWSMRAYWTRVLEKIFYFLSPLL
- the trpCF gene encoding bifunctional indole-3-glycerol-phosphate synthase TrpC/phosphoribosylanthranilate isomerase TrpF, which produces MQETILKKIIYDKKDWIAFRKKKQPLVNFKDKINKNTRNFYDSLKEKNPFFILECKKKSPSLGVIRNDFNLVNIANIYKKYASAISVLTEEKYFHGNLKFINIVRESVSQPILCKDFFIDPYQVYLARYYNADAILLMLSVLNDIQYKELSIIAKKLNMSVLTEVNNIAELNRALELKANIIGINNRNLHDLSIDLNRTRILAPLIKKNIIIVSESGIQKYRQVRELSKFVHGFLIGSHLMSKKNLEMGIRSIMIGNNKICGLTRHTDIKIVEKYGSIYGGLIFVKSSPRKINKKIANNIIVNSKLRFIGVFQNEEINIIVNIAEELSLYAVQLHGQENQEYIHKLRKILPQEIRIWKAFSIKSQLPSLNWNNISMYVFDSNSGGSNKSFDWSILHNHVLDNVLLAGGINLDNCILASKLNCSGLDINSGIETSPGIKDHKKIKEIFKRLRHY
- the trpB gene encoding tryptophan synthase subunit beta; protein product: MTLLNPYFGEFGGMYVPQILIPALFELEKNFVAAQEDISFQKKFYDLLKNYAGRPTPLTLCNNLTQGTKTRIYLKREDLLHGGAHKTNQVLGQAMLALRMKKKEIIAETGAGQHGVATAIACALLNLKCRIYMGFKDIERQSTNVFRMQLMGAKVISVKNGSGTLKDACNEALRDWSKSYKTSYYMIGTAAGPHPYPTMVREFQRMIGTETKKQILEKENRLPDSIIACIGGGSNAIGIFSDFMDDKVNLIGVEPAGQGIHTGKHGAPLKHGRTGIYFGMKSYLMQDKEGQIKESWSISAGLDFPSVGPEHAWLSSINRAQYVSITDEEAINAFLILCKKEGIIPALESSHALAYALKLMKKNPYKEQLFVVNLSGRGDKDIFTVNNILEKKEKYNESISRNV
- the trpA gene encoding tryptophan synthase subunit alpha, giving the protein MNRYPEMFKRLSLLKEGCFVPFVILGDPSLEISIKIIEILIKNGADALEIGIPFSDPLADGPIIQKASLRALSKKNTFSEYFEILKKLRAQNTQLPIGVLIYANLIYNQGIDNFYWKCANCGLDSVLIADVPIEESKIFYETANKYKINSIFICPPDADDEFLKKISLYAQGYIYVLSRLGITGIEDKTPSLSKDFIKKIKRYNSLPLLQGFGISNAIQVKKAILSGLSGIICGSAIIDIIEKNFTQENIMFKKIKDFTRLLKISTQ
- a CDS encoding DMT family transporter; protein product: MNKIVIIILFSLVSITWGTTWIAMKIAIETIPPFFATGIRFLAASPLLIILAYYTKTPLLFPYGQRWFQFIISIFYFSLPFTLMLYGGNYVSSSIASIIFSNMPVAVLTVSFLYLKQKLFFIQKIGILISLITLLIVLLIELESQYFYQWKGILALLFALFSHAMIYAECQKKCCNVSVITFNALPSLVSGILLSTISWFIEHPHINTFSKKSIFAIFYLGDFSGIFGILSYFYLQQKVSAFYASTVFLIFPVIAGFLENYIYKNTILFYEMWFIFPLIIGILLTLVPINYLKKNK
- the trpD gene encoding anthranilate phosphoribosyltransferase, which gives rise to MQKILNKIYDSKYLSQEESYKLFKSISSGRIKDVQLASVLIAMRIRGESTEEIIGAIYAFSENMKYFPRPSYVFSDIVGTGGDSKNTINISTASAFVAATCGYKIIKHCNQGISSKSGSSDLLKKFNINLYASSKKSRKSLDELNICFLFAPKYHHGFQYSNNVRKILKTKTILNILGPFLNPALPPLSVIGVYNKKLIGPAVQILKYLKYKRSIVLHGNDTDEVSLNGITYVSELFNGKVISYELGPQDFGLKIHTEKLFTESSLEENYHIISQTMQGKGHRLHEELIAVNVALLFKVFGKENLKENTQLALDKIRSGDVYKHIRNVAEMLKEDNYARDNTEKNYIR
- a CDS encoding YciC family protein codes for the protein MLITAKELRHDTRHFFHKQIATIFFISIFITFISMFIDMFIKPDMHIIFIIENNNFINAESLLELIHNMNLEEKAQLLKYSIFKIIELLINKTLLLGSMITLISNLSKDKKEPILKVLHSLFLFLPSLFILNFMIAFIIQLGFMLLVIPGIVLTIILSLTPIIFYFKKNSLIDSIRLSMHISWKNIKIIASGVLLWMFGKFILITLLSSIYLSNKNIVFLISNISTNILYSILIIYLFRFYMIFSNT
- the yciA gene encoding acyl-CoA thioester hydrolase YciA, producing the protein MLEKNKLPKGTVVLKTLAMPADTNANGDIFGGWIMSQMDMGGAILAKEIAGGKVVTVRVDGITFLKSVSVGDIVNCYAKCIKIGKSSIKINVEIWIKKIYSKPLGQFYCAAEAEFIYVAIDKIGKPRELLPMSII
- a CDS encoding septation protein A; this encodes MKQILNILPMLIFFIFYKFYDIFIASGSLIITSGLLCIIYWVIYNEIDKINLFSFFVIAFFGSLTIFFHDSQFIKWKITIIYIIFSIVLLTSQFLTKKPIIQRFLEKDISISNVDWRKINFFWSLFFLFCSILNIYIAFWFSEKTWVTFKVFGFTSLTFFLILITGIYINYKISKEK